In Balaenoptera acutorostrata chromosome 12, mBalAcu1.1, whole genome shotgun sequence, a single window of DNA contains:
- the LOC103014044 gene encoding protein FAM136A-like: MAELQQLRAREAVDSMMNSLERENIWKMQGLMYRCSAGCCEDSQASMQQVHRCIACCHAPLAQAQALVTSELEKFQDSLARYTMHCNDKAKDSIDAGSKELQVKRQLESCVTTCVDDHMNLIPTMAKKMKESLSSIGKQMSAIGHWG; encoded by the coding sequence ATGGCGGAGCTGCAGCAGCTCCGGGCGCGGGAGGCGGTGGACTCTATGATGAATAGTCTGGAGAGAGAGAACATCTGGAAGATGCAGGGCCTCATGTACCGGTGCAGCGCCGGCTGTTGTGAGGATAGCCAGGCCTCCATGCAGCAAGTGCACCGGTGTATTGCGTGCTGCCATGCACCTCTGGCTCAAGCCCAGGCCCTGGTGACCAGCGAGCTGGAGAAGTTCCAGGACAGCCTGGCCCGGTACACTATGCATTGCAACGACAAAGCCAAAGATTCAATAGATGCGGGGAGTAAAGAGCTTCAGGTGAAGCGGCAGCTGGAGAGTTGCGTGACCACGTGTGTGGATGACCACATGAACCTCATCCCAACCATGGCCAAGAAGATGAAGGAGTCTCTCTCATCCATTGGGAAACAGATGTCTGCTATTGGCCATTGGGGCTGA